One region of Girardinichthys multiradiatus isolate DD_20200921_A chromosome 1, DD_fGirMul_XY1, whole genome shotgun sequence genomic DNA includes:
- the arhgef19 gene encoding rho guanine nucleotide exchange factor 19: MLPGYGFSPFPDFHPHLHTFRCRGENPSMWIPGTGESHGPSESKEGRPLLHPIHHKHVAVCQQETLAFIELQQPAPSKLNGLGSQRQSTVSDSHSQPLSCLRQTLNELNDMQKGNHRTDAEHTINVSSPSHDVGDLDVVCQNSTRTSLQDQTEKPRTITTVCRPLHAALSLPLSFPLSSLYTSRDTWESQVPYSSSSPECPAFLGPEACQPQRRTSQGSLKQKSIRRKVQVYSPDSPSDESISSPILEADYIFPGPFASFLEEDLSEISSLDATSTPSSTDGAPDLPNISHEDSFYVPSEPLQIIEDSEPGAEEESEIVETLLHPGVSFLPRSRQTDQERRRFSASELISRLQLSQRKNSFTLKLGKSLSARVASRDRQNSNSLSPNLDYKSNSRHRSSGGSSDSSTHSPVGTGPQLPSVDNVMPLHRWSTKLGMRKKSIEEDLSTSSPLPTSNRLSRFLPSSILYQEYSDVAINREIQRQQGKDPGTEEEGLRDEGSDGTPSPSNLSPSSSFRSSRGSAFALWQDIPDVRTSGQLDTFSNEERKLQEAKFELVTSEASYIRSLTIAVDHFMLSQELAECLGAQEKQWLFSKMPEVKDVSERFLQDLEHRLEEDILRFDVCDIVLDHCPALRRVYLPYVTNQAYQEQTYQRLLQENPRFPGILARLEEDPICQRLPLTSFLILPFQRITRLKMLVENILKRTTPGSRDEDTATKAFNELKKIIRECNSSVQSMKRMEELIHLNKKIHFEGKIFPLISQSRWLVKHGELLEVDTQMMSISGSKLKLPTKPVYLHLFNDCLLLSRRKDTWKFMVFVHAKIGELKVKDLSQKLQGISGFIFYLQLCEGQQLKHQILLKSHTESGKQRWITAMFPSDPFEDIEQASENDDISQVQCIKSYQAQEHDELTLEKADILHAKTITSDGWVEGIRLSDGERGWFPKTYVEEITSRSARLRNLRENIRIKCVTQKLKGDN; the protein is encoded by the exons ATGCTCCCTGGGTATGGATTCTCACCTTTTCCTGATTTCCATCCCCACCTTCACACTTTTCGCTGCCGAGGAGAGAACCCCAGCATGTGGATTCCTGGCACAGGAGAGTCCCATGGTCCGAGCGAGTCCAAGGAGGGCCGGCCTCTCCTCCACCCCATCCATCACAAGCACGTGGCTGTATGCCAGCAGGAAACGCTGGCATTCATTGAGTTACAACAACCAGCACCTTCTAAATTAAACGGTCTTGGCTCTCAGAGGCAGAGCACTGTTTCAGATTCACACTCTCAACCACTAAGTTGTTTAAGACAAActctaaatgaactgaatgatATGCAAAAAGGCAATCACAGGACAGACGCTGAACATACAATAAATGTAAGCTCTCCATCACATGATGTGGGTGATCTGGATGTTGTTTGCCAGAACAGCACCAGGACTTCTTTGCAGGACCAAACCGAGAAGCCTCGGACCATAACAACAGTTTGCCGTCCTCTCCATGCAGCTCTAAGCCTCCCTCTGTCTTTCCCCCTGTCCTCTCTGTACACAAGCAGAGACACCTGGGAATCTCAGGTACCTTACTCCTCATCCTCACCAGAATGTCCAGCATTTCTGGGCCCAGAGGCCTGCCAGCCTCAGAGGAGAACCTCGCAGGGATCTCTGAAACAAAAGTCTATCA GGCGAAAGGTGCAGGTTTATTCTCCAGACAGCCCTAGCGATGAATCAATCAGCAGCCCAATTCTGGAGGCGGACTACATATTCCCCGGACCCTTTGCATCTTTTCTGGAGGAAGACCTCAGTGAAATATCTTCCCTGGATGCAACTTCGACTCCCTCGTCCACAGACGGTGCTCCGGATCTCCCAAACATCAGCCATGAAGATAGCTTCTATGTACCCTCAGAACCCTTGCAGATAATAGAGGACTCAGAACCAGGAGCGGAGGAGGAGAGTGAAATTGTAGAGACATTACTTCACCCAGGAGTGAGCTTTTTGCCACGCAGTCGTCAAACTGACCAAGAACGCCGGCGTTTCTCGGCTTCAGAGCTGATATCCAGGCTGCAACTCTCCCAAAGGAAGAACTCATTCACCTTGAAGCTGGGAAAGTCTTTATCTGCTCGGGTGGCCTCCAGAGACAGGCAGAACTCCAACAGCCTTAGCCCAAACCTTGACT ATAAGTCTAACTCCAGACACCGCAGCTCAGGAGGCTCCAGTGACAGCAGTACCCACAGTCCTGTTGGAACTGGACCTCAGCTGCCCAGTGTTGACAATGTAATGCCTTTACATCGGTGGAGCACTAAACTTGG AATGCGAAAGAAATCCATTGAGGAAGATTTGAGCACATCTTCACCGCTTCCCACATCAAATCGCCTGTCACGTTTTTTGCCAAGCT caatcctcTACCAGGAGTACAGTGATGTTGCCATCAACCGAGAGATCCAAAGGCAGCAAGGGAAGGATCCGGGAACAGAGGAGGAGGGACTAAGAGATGAGGGTTCAGACGGGACTCCATCTCCATCCAATCTCTCTCCTTCGAGCTCTTTTCGCTCTTCTCGAGGCTCTGCATTTGCACTGTGGCAAGATATACCTGATGTACGAACCAGTGGTCAGTTGGACACATTCAGCAACGAGGAGAGAAAACTACAGGAG GCAAAGTTTGAGCTGGTAACATCCGAGGCGTCGTACATTCGCAGCCTGACGAtcgctgtggaccacttcatgcTGTCTCAGGAGCTCGCTGAGTGTCTTGGAGCTCAGGAGAAGCAGTGGCTCTTCTCCAAGATGCCTGAAGTCAAAGATGTCAGTGAGAG GTTCCTTCAGGACCTGGAGCACAGGCTGGAGGAAGACATCCTCCGATTTGATGTGTGTGACATAGTCCTGGATCACTGCCCAGCTCTGCGAAGGGTCTATTTGCCTTATGTAACCAACCAGGCTTATCAGGAGCAGACGTACCAGCGGTTGCT GCAGGAAAACCCTCGTTTCCCTGGCATCCTGGCTCGCTTAGAGGAGGACCCCATCTGCCAAAGGCTTCCTCTGACCTCTTTTCTAATCCTCCCATTTCAGAGGATCACGCGGCTCAAAATGCTGGTGGAG aacatCTTAAAGAGGACAACACCAGGCTCCCGAGATGAGGACACAGCCACAAAGGCTTTCAATGAGCTAAAAAAG ATCATCAGAGAGTGTAATTCCAGCGTGCAGTCAATGAAGAGGATGGAGGAACTCATTCATCTCAACAAGAAAATCCACTTTGAGGGCAAA ATCTTTCCTCTCATCTCCCAGTCCCGCTGGCTGGTGAAGCACGGTGAACTCCTGGAAGTGGACACCCAGATGATGAGCATTTCGGGATCAAAGCTCAAGCTGCCCACCAAGCCCGTGTACCTCCACTTGTTTAACGACTGCCTGCTGTTGTCCCGGAGGAAGGA TACGTGGAAGTTCATGGTATTTGTGCATGCCAAGATTGGAGAGCTGAAAGTGAAGGACCTCAGCCAGAAGCTGCAAGGCATCTCAGGGTTCATCTTCTATCTGCAGCTGTGTGAAGGCCAGCAGCTCAAACATCAGATCCTACTTAAATCACATACCGA GAGTGGTAAGCAGAGATGGATTACAGCAATGTTTCCATCTGATCCATTTGAAGACATCGAGCAGGCCAGTGAAAACGATG ATATATCCCAGGTTCAGTGCATTAAAAGCTATCAGGCCCAAGAGCATGATGAGTTAACTCTGGAAAAAGCTGACATTCTTCATGCTAAAACCATAACAAGTGATG GCTGGGTGGAGGGCATCAGGCTGTCAGACGGGGAGCGGGGCTGGTTCCCCAAAACCTACGTGGAGGAAATCACGAGTCGCAGTGCGCGCCTCCGCAACCTCCGAGAAAATATCCGCATCAAATGTGTTACACAGAAACTGAAGGGGGACAACTGA